The following are from one region of the Sciurus carolinensis chromosome 5, mSciCar1.2, whole genome shotgun sequence genome:
- the LOC124985152 gene encoding LOW QUALITY PROTEIN: phosphatidylinositol 4-phosphate 5-kinase type-1 alpha-like (The sequence of the model RefSeq protein was modified relative to this genomic sequence to represent the inferred CDS: inserted 5 bases in 3 codons) gives MASASSGQSAVGFSSFDPGVPVSNSASEAPAPGIKRPMASASEVPCASTLPIKKIGHRGVDSSGETTYKKTTSSALKGAIQLXHTVGSLSTKPEQDVLMQDFYVVESIFFPSEGSNLTPAHHYNDFRFKTYAPVAFHYFRELFGIRPDDYLYSLCSEPLIEFCNSGASGSLFYMSSDDEFIIKTVQHKEAEFLQKLLPGYYMAGSKNIRIVVMNNLLPRSVKMHIKYDLKXSTYKRRASQKEREKVLPTYKDLDFLQDIPDGLFLDADMYNALCKTLQRDCLVLQSFKIMDYSLLISIHNIDHAQREPLNSETQYSVDTRRPAPQKALYSTAMESIQGEARRGGTMETDDHMGGIPARNSKGERLLLYIGIIDILQSYRFVKKLEHSWKVLVHDGGTVSVPRLGFYAERFQRFMCNTVFKKIPLKPSPSKKFRSGSSFSRRSGPSGNSCITSQPSVSGTXKAQVTTKAEVEPDVHLGRPDVLPRTPPLEEISEGCSPVPGPSFSSVVPETLQMLNTSSMLQKLEVTESEFSH, from the exons ATGGCGTCAGCCTCCTCCGGGCAGTCGGCGGTCGGATTTTCATCCTTTGATCCCGGGGTCCCTGTCAGTAACTCGGCCTCAGA AGCACCAGCACCTGGAATCAAGAGACCCATGGCATCTGCTTCTGAGGTGCCTTGTGCCTCTACATTGCCCATCAAGAAAATAGGCCACCGAGGTGTGGATTCCTCAGGAGAGACAACATATAAAAAGACAACCTCATCAGCTTTGAAAGGTGCCATCCAGT GGCATACTGTGGGGAGCCTGAGTACCAAACCAGAGCAGGATGTCCTCATGCAAGATTTCTACGTGGTGGAGAGTATCTTCTTCCCCAGTGAAGGGAGCAACCTGACCCCTGCTCATCACTATAATGACTTCCGTTTCAAGACCTATGCACCTGTTGCTTTCCACTACTTCAGGGAGCTATTTGGCATCCGGCCTGATGATTACTTGTATTCCTTATGTAGTGAGCCACTGATTGAATTCTGCAATTCTGGAGCTAGTGGTTCCCTTTTTTACATGTCCAGCGATGATGAATTCATTATCAAGACAGTTCAGCATAAAGAAGCAGAGTTTCTGCAAAAGCTGCTTCCAGGATATTACATGGCAGGTAGCAAGAACATACGAATTGTGGTGATGAACAATCTTTTACCACGGTCAGTCAAGATGCATATCAAATATGACCTCAA TTCAACATACAAACGACGGGCTTCTCAGAAAGAGCGAGAGAAGGTTCTCCCCACCTATAAAGACCTGGACTTTCTGCAAGACATCCCTGATGGCCTTTTTTTGGATGCTGATATGTACAATGCTCTTTGTAAGACCTTGCAGCGTGACTGTTTGGTGCTGCAGAGTTTTAAGATAATGGACTACAGTCTTTTGATATCAATTCACAACATAGATCATGCACAGCGAGAGCCCTTAAACAGTGAAACACAGTACTCAGTTGACACTCGCAGACCAGCCCCCCAAAAAGCTCTATACTCCACTGCCATGGAATCCATTCAGGGCGAGGCTCGACGAGGTGGCACCATGGAGACAGATGATCATATGGGTGGCATCCCTGCCAGGAATAGTAAAGGGGAAAGGCTCCTGCTTTATATTGGCATTATTGATATCCTGCAGTCTTACAGGTTTGTTAAAAAATTGGAGCACTCTTGGAAAGTACTTGTACATGATGGGGGCACTGTATCAGTGCCTCGTCTAGGCTTCTACGCTGAACGGTTCCAACGCTTCATGTGCAACACAGTGTTCAAGAAGATCCCCTTGAAGCCCTCTCCTTCCAAAAAGTTTCGGTCTGGCTCATCTTTCTCTCGGCGATCAGGCCCCAGCGGCAACTCCTGCATTACTTCCCAACCATCGGTCTCGGGAAC CAAAGCACAAGTGACAACAAAGGCGGAAGTGGAGCCAGATGTTCATCTTGGTCGTCCTGATGTTTTACCTCGGACTCCACCTTTGGAAGAAATCAGTGAAGGGTGCTCACCTGTTCCTGGCCCCAGTTTCTCATCTGTAGTTCCAGAGACTTTGCAAATGCTAAATACAAGTTCAATGTTGCAAAAGCTTGAAGTTACGGAGTCAGAGTTCTCCCATTGA